The following coding sequences lie in one Numida meleagris isolate 19003 breed g44 Domestic line chromosome Z, NumMel1.0, whole genome shotgun sequence genomic window:
- the INIP gene encoding SOSS complex subunit C → MAANPSGQGFQNKNRVAILAELDKEKRKLLMQNQSSTNHPGASIALARSPLNKDFRDHAEQQHIAAQQKAALQHAHAHSSGYFITQDSAFGNLILPVLPRLEAE, encoded by the exons ATGGCAGCAAATCCCTCGGGACAAG GTTTCCAGAATAAAAATAGGGTTGCAATCCTGGCAGAACTAgacaaggagaagagaaaattaCTTATGCAAAACCAGTCTTCCACAAATCACCCTGGAGCCAG cattgCACTTGCAAGATCACCTCTAAACAAGGATTTCCGTGACCATGCTGAGCAACAGCACattgcagctcagcagaaggctgcactgcag catgCGCACGCACACTCTTCAGGATACTTCATAACTCAAGACTCTGCATTTGGAAATCTTATTCTTCCTGTCTTACCTCGGCTTGAGGCAGAATGA